The following are encoded in a window of Candidatus Bathyarchaeota archaeon genomic DNA:
- the twy1 gene encoding 4-demethylwyosine synthase TYW1: MENTPFSSLSCALKKQKYHLVGKHSAVKRCKWLYESIVNNRPCYKQKFYGIQSHRCIQMTPSLYYCTQQCLFCWRAQSGDLGVTWDEMKNPNKDTPEEIVEGCFRAQEKIISGYKGNEKTDWRKFQEAHRPNQVAISLTGEPTLYEPLGELIRAFHQKGLTTFLVSNGTLPSKLSKLSQEPTQLYISVCAPNEQVYKRVCRPQFPNAWAKLNETLGLLQSFRCPTVTRMTLVKEHNMDLVDEYAKLVEKANPTYIEAKAYMHIGFSNLRLVFDSMPMHKEVRAFAEQLSKKTGYSVIDEAPESRVVLLSRLKKPIQVSAM; this comes from the coding sequence GTGGAAAACACCCCTTTCTCTTCGCTTTCATGCGCATTAAAAAAGCAAAAATACCATTTGGTTGGTAAGCATTCAGCGGTTAAGCGGTGCAAGTGGCTCTACGAATCCATCGTTAACAATAGACCATGTTATAAACAGAAGTTTTACGGCATCCAATCACACCGTTGCATCCAGATGACACCTTCGCTCTATTACTGCACGCAGCAGTGCCTGTTTTGCTGGAGGGCACAGAGCGGGGACTTAGGCGTTACATGGGACGAGATGAAGAACCCTAACAAGGATACTCCTGAGGAGATTGTTGAGGGCTGCTTTAGGGCACAGGAGAAAATTATTAGCGGTTATAAGGGCAATGAGAAGACGGATTGGCGCAAGTTTCAAGAAGCCCACCGACCCAATCAAGTTGCGATTAGTTTGACAGGTGAACCTACGCTCTATGAACCGTTGGGTGAACTTATCCGCGCATTCCACCAAAAAGGGTTGACAACTTTTCTGGTTTCAAACGGTACCCTGCCCAGTAAACTTTCAAAGCTAAGCCAAGAGCCCACGCAACTCTACATTTCCGTCTGCGCTCCAAACGAGCAAGTGTACAAGCGCGTTTGCAGACCGCAATTCCCAAATGCTTGGGCTAAGCTGAATGAGACACTTGGTTTGTTGCAGAGTTTCCGTTGCCCCACCGTGACCCGCATGACGTTGGTGAAAGAGCACAATATGGACTTGGTTGATGAGTACGCTAAACTTGTTGAAAAGGCTAATCCAACATACATCGAAGCAAAAGCTTACATGCATATTGGCTTTAGCAATCTGCGGTTAGTGTTTGACAGCATGCCCATGCACAAGGAAGTCAGGGCTTTCGCCGAACAGCTATCAAAGAAAACTGGGTACAGTGTTATT
- a CDS encoding RNA polymerase Rbp10 yields the protein MFKSKMLFFVGRGVSLERTGIVYECMRCGSRVPSEELELRGGETKCIICGYRILKKVKPPVVKRVQSK from the coding sequence ATGTTTAAAAGTAAAATGCTTTTCTTTGTAGGAAGAGGCGTTTCGTTGGAAAGAACAGGAATTGTTTATGAATGCATGCGTTGTGGCTCAAGAGTGCCATCTGAAGAGCTGGAACTACGTGGCGGAGAAACCAAATGCATCATTTGCGGTTATAGGATTTTAAAGAAAGTTAAACCGCCAGTTGTCAAGAGAGTTCAATCGAAATAA
- a CDS encoding class I SAM-dependent methyltransferase family protein — protein sequence MRKRLKEKLALPSGQLGQVYNSFDIIGDIAIVKTPPDSNVDMKIIAKQIMQVHKNVKTVFAQTSAVRGDFRVRELRLLAGEGNTNTTYKESGCIFAVDVEKCYFSPRLSHERARVASQVKAGEVVVNMFSGVGCFSVIIAKTVPQVQIYSIDVNPTAFECMQKNVRINRVYGRVIPLLGDAKEIIQAKLQGVADRVLMPLPEKALEYLPVAVSALKKGGGWIHYYDFQHVLGNEDPLEKTKSKIVQKLDHIGVRYTFAHSRVVRSTGPNWYQTVADINALIG from the coding sequence TTGAGAAAAAGGCTCAAAGAAAAGCTTGCGCTTCCATCAGGGCAGCTTGGTCAGGTTTACAATTCGTTCGACATAATCGGTGACATAGCCATTGTAAAAACACCCCCCGACAGCAATGTCGACATGAAGATAATCGCAAAACAAATCATGCAAGTGCACAAAAACGTCAAAACAGTGTTCGCGCAAACTAGCGCCGTCAGAGGCGACTTTAGAGTACGCGAGTTAAGGCTTTTAGCAGGCGAAGGCAACACAAACACAACTTACAAGGAATCAGGCTGCATTTTTGCGGTTGACGTGGAAAAATGCTATTTTTCACCCCGCCTATCTCACGAACGTGCACGAGTAGCCAGCCAAGTTAAGGCTGGTGAAGTAGTCGTAAACATGTTTTCAGGAGTAGGTTGCTTTAGCGTAATCATTGCCAAAACCGTGCCTCAAGTCCAGATTTACTCTATCGATGTTAATCCGACCGCGTTTGAGTGCATGCAGAAGAATGTAAGAATCAATCGTGTTTACGGCAGGGTTATTCCTCTGCTTGGTGACGCAAAAGAGATCATTCAAGCAAAACTGCAAGGTGTCGCTGACAGGGTTCTGATGCCCCTGCCAGAAAAAGCACTCGAGTACTTGCCTGTTGCGGTTTCAGCGTTAAAGAAAGGGGGCGGCTGGATTCACTATTACGATTTCCAGCATGTCTTGGGAAACGAAGACCCACTGGAGAAAACGAAGTCAAAGATAGTCCAAAAACTTGATCACATAGGTGTAAGGTACACGTTTGCCCACTCTCGTGTTGTACGTAGTACGGGTCCAAATTGGTACCAAACTGTTGCTGATATAAATGCGCTCATTGGGTAA
- a CDS encoding Trm112 family protein has protein sequence MKRKLMEILACPIDKYHPLELHVFEEKDEIVEGLIVCPKCLRWYPIREEIPEMLPDELRKEAEDLPFLKKWKAQIPEKIVSEGKPFNLK, from the coding sequence ATGAAGAGAAAGCTAATGGAAATCTTGGCTTGCCCAATCGACAAGTATCATCCGCTTGAACTTCACGTTTTCGAAGAAAAAGACGAAATAGTTGAAGGCTTAATCGTCTGCCCCAAATGCCTGCGCTGGTACCCAATCCGTGAGGAAATCCCAGAAATGCTGCCTGACGAGTTGCGCAAAGAAGCGGAAGATTTGCCGTTTCTAAAGAAGTGGAAAGCGCAGATTCCAGAAAAAATCGTTTCTGAAGGCAAGCCCTTCAACTTGAAATAG
- a CDS encoding Gfo/Idh/MocA family oxidoreductase, with amino-acid sequence MKKLGVAVIGTGQWGKNHARVYHELPSTELIAVCDVNRERAQAMAKQYGAKAYTSSAQMLKNKEIEAVNVCTWSTILAKEALKALRAGKHVLVEKPMATNPKQAEKLVQTAQENGLHLTVGFLMRFIPGLQHIRQSVENKKIGELVCATAKRVSQWPERIGDVGVVKDTAIHDIDVMRFISNEDPLSVYAKMGSMRIKKFEDYAQIMLTYKDGKTAFIETNWLTPYKTRLLTVTGSEAIMKLDYITQDLWIEQQKETVQPRLPFQEPLKMELQHFVDCIVEKKKPIVTGEDGVRALQVATAAIKSSAKGMAIKLESF; translated from the coding sequence ATGAAAAAGCTGGGTGTTGCAGTAATCGGAACAGGGCAATGGGGAAAAAACCACGCTAGAGTCTACCATGAATTGCCCTCAACAGAACTCATCGCAGTATGCGACGTTAACCGCGAAAGAGCCCAAGCCATGGCTAAACAGTACGGCGCCAAAGCCTACACCAGCAGCGCACAAATGCTAAAAAACAAGGAGATTGAGGCAGTCAACGTTTGCACGTGGTCAACAATCCTTGCCAAAGAAGCCCTAAAAGCGCTGAGGGCTGGAAAGCATGTTTTAGTTGAGAAGCCCATGGCAACCAACCCCAAACAAGCAGAAAAACTAGTTCAAACTGCGCAGGAGAATGGTTTGCACTTGACGGTGGGCTTCCTCATGAGGTTCATACCTGGCCTGCAACACATACGGCAGTCGGTTGAGAACAAGAAAATCGGGGAATTAGTCTGCGCAACAGCCAAACGTGTTTCACAGTGGCCTGAAAGAATCGGAGATGTTGGCGTCGTGAAGGACACAGCCATCCATGACATTGACGTTATGCGGTTCATCTCAAACGAAGACCCCCTTTCCGTCTACGCAAAGATGGGCAGCATGAGAATCAAAAAATTCGAAGACTACGCCCAAATAATGCTTACCTACAAGGATGGCAAGACCGCGTTTATCGAGACCAACTGGCTCACGCCCTACAAGACCCGCCTGTTAACTGTGACGGGGAGCGAAGCCATAATGAAACTTGATTACATAACGCAGGACCTGTGGATTGAACAGCAAAAGGAAACTGTGCAACCGCGGTTGCCCTTCCAAGAACCCCTTAAAATGGAGCTCCAGCACTTTGTGGATTGCATAGTGGAGAAAAAGAAACCCATTGTTACTGGAGAGGATGGCGTGAGAGCGCTACAGGTCGCTACTGCAGCAATCAAGTCTTCAGCAAAAGGTATGGCAATAAAATTAGAAAGTTTTTAG
- the glmM gene encoding phosphoglucosamine mutase, with translation MSARKLFGTNGIRGLVNVELTPEMAIKVGASIGTFFGKNKNLLLGYDARTSGPMFARAVIAGLTAAGCNVYFAGIASTPAIQFAVKNHKMDGGVIISASHNPPEYNGIKVIWSDGIETSHEQETEIENIYFDNKIVFADWDKLGEKHDLEGINDEYVQAIKKHVDVEKIASKHFHVVVDAANSVGGIAAPVLLRELGCKVTSINANIDGTFPGRMPEPRPESLGDLASTVKAIGADMGVAFDGDADRSIFVDGNGVIYWGDKTFAVVIKQYLLQNQGAKIVTPVSSSTLIKDTVEAYKGKLIWTKVGSVTVSQTMKTENANLGGEENGGIFYRPHQAVRDGAMTTALLLNIMAQTGQSLAQLVAEQPQYFIEKGKIKCPDEKKEILQQKIFEQVKGENVSTIDGVKIWFSDSSAILIRPSGTEPVFRLYAEAKNQEKALKLVEDYSSRLKKLLETI, from the coding sequence ATGAGCGCACGAAAACTTTTTGGAACAAACGGCATACGAGGCCTTGTCAACGTCGAATTGACGCCTGAAATGGCCATAAAAGTCGGAGCCTCTATTGGAACGTTTTTTGGAAAAAACAAAAACTTACTGTTAGGTTATGACGCACGAACCAGCGGCCCCATGTTTGCTAGAGCAGTGATTGCTGGCTTAACAGCTGCTGGATGCAACGTTTACTTTGCTGGGATAGCTTCAACCCCTGCGATTCAATTCGCGGTTAAGAACCACAAGATGGACGGCGGAGTCATAATCTCAGCTTCGCATAATCCGCCAGAGTACAATGGCATTAAGGTGATTTGGAGCGACGGCATAGAAACCTCACATGAGCAGGAGACAGAGATAGAGAACATTTACTTTGATAACAAAATTGTCTTCGCTGATTGGGATAAGTTAGGCGAAAAGCACGATTTGGAAGGGATCAACGATGAATATGTTCAAGCCATTAAAAAGCACGTTGATGTCGAAAAAATCGCCAGCAAACACTTCCACGTTGTCGTTGACGCCGCAAACAGCGTCGGAGGAATAGCCGCGCCAGTGCTTCTGAGAGAACTTGGCTGCAAAGTCACCAGCATAAACGCAAACATCGACGGCACTTTCCCCGGCAGAATGCCTGAACCCAGACCTGAAAGCTTAGGTGATTTGGCTTCGACTGTTAAGGCAATAGGCGCTGACATGGGAGTTGCTTTTGATGGCGACGCTGACCGCTCAATCTTTGTCGACGGAAACGGCGTGATTTACTGGGGCGACAAAACCTTCGCAGTAGTAATTAAGCAGTATCTTCTCCAGAACCAAGGCGCAAAAATCGTTACACCTGTAAGCTCATCCACCTTAATCAAGGATACTGTGGAAGCATACAAGGGCAAGTTAATCTGGACTAAAGTGGGAAGCGTCACGGTTTCCCAAACCATGAAAACTGAAAACGCTAATTTGGGCGGGGAAGAGAACGGCGGAATTTTTTACCGTCCACACCAAGCAGTCCGTGACGGCGCAATGACCACTGCACTGTTGCTCAACATTATGGCACAAACTGGTCAATCGCTAGCGCAACTCGTCGCTGAGCAACCGCAGTACTTTATAGAGAAGGGCAAAATCAAATGCCCCGACGAGAAAAAAGAGATTCTGCAACAGAAAATCTTTGAACAAGTAAAAGGCGAAAACGTCAGCACCATTGACGGCGTCAAAATCTGGTTCAGCGACAGTAGCGCCATTTTGATTAGACCAAGCGGCACCGAACCAGTTTTCAGGCTGTATGCTGAAGCGAAAAACCAAGAAAAAGCATTAAAGCTAGTTGAGGACTACAGTTCAAGGCTCAAAAAACTCCTTGAAACAATATAG
- a CDS encoding NDP-sugar synthase: MILAGGFATRLRPLSCARPKTLFPIVNKPLLQWIFERLARNGVDEAILAVNALTQFYIRQQRPPKCGLKVKFSIDPPKMPLGTAGPIKKAEQLIGHSEPFIVLNGDIFADINYRELLAEHKKLSALATIALCKVEDPCSFGVAELNGEQIKRFIEKPAKGEAPSNLINAGAYVLSPKVFDYIPQGRAVSIEREVFPKLAAEGKLYGYCINGLWMDIGKPEEYIETNKVILDSIANSLKQKNAEKFEVKKPIALDGDVSVGEKSVIGPYAIIGKNTKVGKKVHISNSVVFADVEIGDFATLNGAIVGEGARVGKNVKLSEGCIVGDQAKIKDGVHLPEGLAICPAKEVSENVLKPKIDCKRVLS, from the coding sequence TTGATTTTAGCAGGCGGCTTTGCTACGAGGCTACGACCGCTAAGTTGCGCTAGGCCAAAAACTCTTTTCCCAATCGTTAACAAACCATTACTCCAATGGATTTTTGAGCGGTTAGCAAGAAACGGTGTAGACGAAGCCATATTGGCAGTAAACGCGCTAACACAGTTCTATATTCGACAGCAGCGCCCGCCCAAGTGCGGCTTAAAAGTCAAGTTTTCCATTGACCCGCCAAAAATGCCCTTAGGAACCGCTGGGCCAATCAAAAAAGCCGAGCAACTCATCGGACACAGCGAGCCTTTTATCGTCTTGAACGGTGACATTTTTGCGGACATAAACTACCGAGAACTGCTTGCTGAACACAAAAAATTGAGCGCTCTGGCAACAATCGCGCTCTGCAAAGTTGAGGACCCGTGCAGTTTCGGCGTCGCTGAACTAAATGGCGAGCAAATCAAAAGATTCATTGAGAAACCAGCCAAAGGGGAAGCGCCAAGTAACCTCATAAACGCTGGAGCATACGTTCTCAGCCCAAAAGTTTTCGATTATATTCCGCAGGGAAGAGCAGTCTCCATCGAACGCGAAGTCTTCCCCAAACTAGCTGCTGAAGGCAAGCTTTACGGTTACTGTATTAATGGCTTGTGGATGGACATTGGCAAACCCGAAGAGTACATAGAGACAAACAAGGTGATCCTTGATTCAATCGCCAATAGCCTAAAGCAGAAAAACGCAGAGAAGTTTGAGGTGAAAAAGCCAATTGCGCTGGATGGGGACGTTTCTGTGGGTGAAAAATCAGTAATCGGTCCATATGCCATCATAGGAAAGAACACCAAGGTTGGCAAGAAGGTGCATATTTCTAATTCCGTAGTTTTCGCAGACGTGGAAATCGGCGATTTTGCCACGCTCAATGGCGCCATAGTTGGCGAGGGAGCACGAGTAGGGAAAAACGTGAAACTGTCTGAAGGCTGCATTGTCGGTGACCAAGCCAAAATTAAAGACGGCGTTCACCTGCCTGAAGGCTTAGCTATATGCCCAGCTAAGGAAGTCTCTGAAAACGTTTTAAAACCCAAGATTGACTGTAAAAGAGTATTGAGCTGA
- a CDS encoding CoA-binding protein, translating into MSREVIKEILSKYKVIAVVGLSDKIGKPSHRVAAYLKNHGYCIIPVNPFVDEVFGQESYKSLLDMPPEIQKTLDVVDIFRKEEDVPPIVEQAIKLKRTVGRPFVVWMQLGIVNEQAAEAAQKAGLIVVMDKCLMVEHQRLHKDKHQ; encoded by the coding sequence TTGAGCCGAGAAGTGATTAAGGAGATTTTAAGTAAGTACAAAGTTATTGCAGTTGTCGGGTTATCCGATAAAATTGGCAAGCCAAGCCACAGGGTTGCGGCTTACCTTAAAAACCATGGTTATTGCATCATTCCTGTTAACCCGTTTGTTGATGAAGTGTTTGGTCAAGAAAGCTACAAGAGCCTGCTTGATATGCCCCCAGAGATTCAGAAGACCTTAGATGTTGTTGACATTTTCAGGAAAGAGGAAGATGTTCCGCCGATTGTAGAGCAAGCCATCAAACTCAAGCGGACGGTTGGGCGCCCTTTTGTGGTTTGGATGCAACTGGGGATTGTTAACGAACAGGCTGCGGAAGCCGCCCAAAAGGCGGGTTTGATTGTGGTTATGGATAAATGTTTAATGGTTGAGCACCAGCGTTTACACAAAGACAAGCACCAATGA
- a CDS encoding trypsin-like peptidase domain-containing protein, whose protein sequence is MSYDENAILEIIEKVSKSVVNISTIKLIHNIFYQAVPVGGMGSGTIIQANDNNGLVLTNNHVVGGAEKISVTLWNNQVVEGIIAGSCAIHDLAVVKITAKNLQAVELGDSDKLRMGQRVYAIGNPFGLAGGPSVTSGVVSAINRTIESERGLIENLVQTDASINPGNSGGPLVDITGKVIAINTAIIPYAQGIGFAIPINAAKVCTDDIVAEGVAKRPWLGIVGLTITSQIGNYYDLPVEQGVLVTKVAEGSPAEAAGMADGDIILEVDDMQIHSIEELVSEIHKRKVGEGIKIYALRKGREHFFELKLSEAP, encoded by the coding sequence TTGTCATACGACGAAAACGCCATCTTAGAAATCATCGAAAAAGTCAGCAAAAGCGTAGTAAACATAAGCACAATAAAACTAATCCACAACATCTTCTACCAAGCCGTTCCAGTAGGCGGCATGGGTTCAGGCACAATCATCCAAGCAAACGACAACAACGGACTAGTCCTAACCAACAACCATGTGGTAGGCGGTGCAGAAAAAATCAGCGTAACCTTATGGAACAATCAAGTTGTAGAAGGCATCATTGCAGGCTCATGTGCCATCCATGACCTAGCAGTTGTGAAAATAACGGCAAAGAACTTGCAGGCTGTTGAGTTAGGCGATTCAGACAAGCTTAGGATGGGACAACGAGTTTACGCCATCGGCAACCCCTTCGGTTTAGCAGGTGGACCCAGCGTAACTTCAGGAGTTGTCAGCGCAATAAACCGCACTATCGAATCCGAGAGGGGCTTAATAGAGAACCTTGTGCAAACTGACGCTTCAATCAACCCTGGAAACAGCGGCGGCCCACTCGTCGACATAACGGGAAAAGTCATAGCGATAAACACTGCCATCATTCCATATGCGCAAGGCATCGGCTTTGCAATCCCCATAAACGCCGCTAAAGTTTGTACTGATGACATCGTTGCTGAAGGTGTAGCTAAAAGACCTTGGCTTGGAATAGTCGGTTTAACCATAACCTCACAAATTGGGAACTATTATGATTTGCCAGTGGAACAGGGGGTTTTAGTTACCAAGGTTGCTGAGGGAAGCCCTGCAGAAGCCGCAGGTATGGCAGACGGCGACATAATCCTAGAAGTTGACGACATGCAGATTCATAGCATTGAAGAGTTAGTTAGTGAGATTCATAAGCGCAAGGTTGGCGAAGGAATTAAGATTTATGCGTTGCGTAAGGGTAGAGAGCACTTTTTTGAGCTAAAACTAAGTGAAGCTCCTTAA
- a CDS encoding cytidine/deoxycytidylate deaminase family protein: MFLKGLRAKRLEKSSRPNWDRYFLDLCEAVAKRATCDRGRSGCVIVKDKRIMTTGYVGAPAGLPHCDEVGHDMRKVFNSNGEVTQHCVRTLHAEQNAIIQAARFGIPLEGATLFCKMTPCRTCAMMIINAGIKRVVCEKRYHADADTIEMFKQAGIELTIVNNEFEKYDKQ; the protein is encoded by the coding sequence ATGTTTCTAAAAGGTTTGAGGGCAAAGCGGTTGGAGAAGAGTTCAAGACCAAACTGGGACAGGTACTTTTTAGATTTATGTGAAGCAGTTGCTAAACGCGCAACTTGTGACCGTGGAAGAAGCGGTTGTGTGATTGTTAAGGACAAGCGCATCATGACGACGGGTTACGTTGGTGCTCCTGCAGGGTTGCCCCATTGTGACGAAGTTGGGCACGACATGCGCAAAGTGTTCAACTCAAACGGAGAAGTTACTCAACATTGTGTACGCACGCTTCATGCGGAACAGAACGCGATTATTCAGGCAGCACGGTTTGGTATTCCGCTTGAGGGGGCAACACTTTTCTGCAAGATGACGCCGTGCCGAACATGCGCCATGATGATAATCAACGCTGGCATAAAGCGTGTTGTCTGTGAGAAACGTTATCATGCTGATGCTGATACGATTGAGATGTTTAAACAAGCAGGGATAGAGCTCACGATAGTTAATAATGAATTCGAGAAATATGACAAACAATAA
- a CDS encoding methyltransferase domain-containing protein — protein sequence MLSLAELTCYFKARAIKFQIEYFSREFFTIKFEEPLDASIIDDLGGTIKIAQTEAKLSTETLKEAFQQKNKQAEAQLIKVLVSSGAIDAMGKTVGKVFFGVSIYCSENSLRPFSGIMQRFVGSAVKRELAGQGKKARFMGFSKDRKQAQLSHVEVLKKGLVEAKAEVLLCIGRKEAWAGTTIAVHNPFEFQKRDIYKPNQRKIFAMPPRLARIMVNLSACTSGKVLLDAFCGVGTILQEALLEKAMVVGMDVNSWCVKAAEENLEWLKREYALEQADFRVVQGDVGRLAEKIGQEVVDCIVSEPDLGPALRQVPTRPYAQKIIEKLEPLFFDFVEQAYRVLRSGGRLVLVTPYIRTRSGQAVTMPIGERLEACGFRRVRAFSRDMFSEAGVDEYHLMDISSLVEMDERHKIGREIHILEK from the coding sequence ATGCTTTCCTTAGCGGAGCTTACTTGCTACTTTAAAGCCAGAGCGATCAAGTTCCAAATTGAGTATTTCTCAAGAGAATTCTTCACCATCAAATTCGAGGAACCACTTGACGCCTCAATTATCGATGATTTGGGTGGAACAATAAAAATCGCCCAAACAGAAGCCAAGCTTTCAACAGAAACCCTCAAAGAAGCCTTCCAGCAGAAAAACAAGCAGGCAGAAGCCCAGTTAATTAAGGTCTTAGTATCAAGTGGCGCCATAGATGCTATGGGAAAGACAGTCGGTAAAGTGTTTTTTGGAGTAAGCATATACTGCTCTGAAAACTCACTACGACCATTCTCAGGCATCATGCAACGATTCGTAGGCAGCGCCGTAAAGAGGGAGTTGGCTGGGCAGGGCAAGAAAGCAAGGTTCATGGGCTTTTCCAAAGACAGAAAACAAGCTCAACTCAGTCATGTTGAGGTTCTAAAGAAAGGGTTAGTTGAGGCAAAAGCGGAAGTATTGCTTTGTATTGGCAGAAAAGAAGCGTGGGCTGGCACAACAATTGCCGTGCATAACCCCTTTGAGTTCCAAAAAAGAGACATCTACAAGCCCAACCAACGGAAAATCTTTGCCATGCCCCCACGCTTAGCTAGAATTATGGTTAATCTTTCTGCTTGTACGTCTGGCAAGGTTTTGCTTGATGCTTTCTGCGGCGTGGGCACGATTCTTCAGGAAGCACTACTTGAAAAAGCAATGGTCGTAGGCATGGATGTCAATTCTTGGTGCGTCAAGGCAGCAGAGGAAAATCTTGAATGGCTCAAAAGAGAGTATGCTTTGGAACAGGCTGATTTCAGGGTCGTACAGGGAGACGTTGGCAGGTTAGCGGAGAAGATTGGTCAGGAAGTTGTGGATTGTATCGTGTCTGAGCCTGATTTGGGACCAGCTCTGCGGCAGGTGCCTACTCGCCCGTATGCACAGAAGATTATTGAAAAGCTTGAGCCATTGTTTTTTGATTTTGTTGAGCAAGCGTACAGGGTTTTGAGGAGCGGTGGGCGGTTGGTTTTGGTTACTCCCTACATCAGGACTCGTTCTGGGCAAGCGGTGACTATGCCTATCGGCGAGAGGCTTGAGGCTTGCGGGTTTAGAAGAGTACGAGCTTTTTCGAGAGACATGTTCTCTGAAGCAGGGGTTGATGAGTATCATTTGATGGATATTTCTTCACTGGTTGAAATGGATGAGCGCCACAAGATTGGCAGAGAAATACACATCCTCGAAAAATAG
- a CDS encoding 50S ribosomal protein L16 has translation MHARNYRHVKNRAYTRKEYARGFPPPKIVKFTMGDTKATFEIEGQLISTKRAQVRHSALEAARVATNRVLMDKLINDYYMVVHPYPHIILRENKMIFGAHADRLQQGMRRSFGTAIGTAAKVEVDQPIITVRVKAAAAEIAKESLKRGSAKLPIACKIVINKIPVSPSTPEKVQPETETP, from the coding sequence ATGCACGCAAGAAATTATAGGCACGTGAAAAATCGAGCCTACACACGGAAAGAATATGCTAGAGGCTTCCCGCCACCCAAAATTGTAAAGTTCACTATGGGTGATACGAAAGCTACCTTTGAAATTGAAGGTCAACTTATCTCTACCAAACGAGCCCAAGTGCGCCACAGTGCCTTAGAAGCCGCGCGTGTCGCTACAAACCGCGTCTTAATGGACAAACTCATAAACGATTACTACATGGTTGTCCATCCATACCCGCACATCATCCTGAGGGAAAACAAGATGATATTCGGCGCTCATGCTGACCGTCTCCAACAGGGAATGAGACGTTCCTTCGGAACAGCTATCGGCACAGCAGCAAAAGTAGAAGTAGACCAGCCCATAATAACTGTGAGAGTAAAAGCCGCAGCGGCTGAAATAGCCAAAGAGTCCCTAAAACGAGGAAGCGCAAAACTTCCAATAGCCTGTAAAATAGTTATCAACAAGATTCCAGTTTCTCCAAGCACCCCCGAAAAGGTTCAACCGGAGACGGAAACGCCTTGA